A genome region from Leptodactylus fuscus isolate aLepFus1 chromosome 6, aLepFus1.hap2, whole genome shotgun sequence includes the following:
- the LOC142209241 gene encoding testis-expressed protein 47-like gives MEAGKARAPSWKSETTPEKTGTSFFHQQLNKRMVLSAREDVKSLLHRLIFVSKISPNLADKRDLGEYWEQQFQRYNQGENVTGLLLLYPTYTVHCLESSGDVLYCVIWDLQRMKKQGDRALILDPKMIVISHNIPSRLFSQWSYKVLDVPGQYLGEKFSEEATEGIVSECITKVLKIGKHLTKYPKGSKNIPHSVFEKIPELVIPQTSILHLLQCKDLLTPEQFLKMYDTPLHLMLDNDRVWPTPVHLTPVKTRSLQ, from the exons ATGGAGGCCGGGAAGGCGAGAGCGCCCTCATGGAAGTCAGAAACGACTCCGGAAAAAACAGGGACGAGTTTCTTTCATCAGCAGCTCAACAAGAGGATGGTCCTGAGCGCCCGGGAGGACGTG AAATCCCTTCTGCACCGGTTGATCTTCGTGTCTAAGATTTCCCCAAATCTGGCTGATAAGAGAGACCTTGGAG AATACTGGGAGCAGCAATTCCAGCGATATAACCAGGGTGAGAATGTGACCGGCCTCCTGCTCCTGTACCCCACGTACACCGTTCACTGCCTAGAG TCTAGTGGAGACGTCCTCTACTGTGTGATCTGGGACCTTCAGCGAATGAAGAAACAAGGGGACAG GGCGCTAATATTGGACCCCAAAATGATAGTGATCTCtcacaacatccccagccgcCTGTTCAGTCAGTGGAGCTACAAAGTCTTGGATGTTCCTGGTCAGTATTTGGGAGAGAAATTCAGCGAGGAGGCCACAGAGGGAATCGTCAGCGAGTGTATCACCAAGGTGCTGAAGATTGGGAAACATCTCACCAAATACCCCAAG GGCTCCAAAAACATCCCCCACTCAGTGTTTGAGAAGATCCCAGAGCTGGTCATACCTCAGACCTCCATCTTACACCTTCTTCAGTGTAAAGATCTGTTGACGCCAGAACAGTTCCTGAAGATGTACGACACCCCCCTACATCTAATGCTGGACAACG aTCGTGTTTGGCCAACGCCAGTTCATCTAACGCCTGTAAAGACTCGATCACTTCAATAA